From the genome of Salvia splendens isolate huo1 chromosome 7, SspV2, whole genome shotgun sequence:
aCTTACCAGGATTATTTGTTAATTTCCGGCGGTTATAAAGAACATCTTCAAACAAATATTTCCAACATCTTTGCCAAACAAAGTCCGGCCGTGAAATAGATTCAGATGTTAACAAACTCACAAAGAGCAATCTCAAAGAGTGAGCTGAAGCCCAAAAAGAAGCCTCTACAATTCCATCAACATATTCCTTATCATCATCCAACAATCCTAAAGCAAAGCAAGCATCTCTAAATGTATCATACTGAACACCATTAACACATCTGATGTCTTCATATGAAGAAGCTCCTTTAACAATATTCAACAAACATCTGAGATAATACATATCACCAGAACCAGGGGCAACATAAAACAACCTTCCAATCGAATATCTTTGTTTCCTAGGTTCCCAGCGATTCTTCTTCCATACAAACTTCGTCGGAAATTCACCATAAGTGAGATCCCTACCTTGAGAATATATCTTATTTGCTTCCATCCAAGCCAAGAACTTACTTTCATGAATTGTCTTACGATTCAAAACAGTATCCAAGTCATCAGCTTCATCAAACACTACATGTTGTTGATCTGGAAGATGAAAACTCAATCTTTCAACAGGAGGATCCTTATATTGAATTTCAAATCCAAATATTCTCCAAGCAGCTTCACAAGACGATATATACCTACAATCGTAGTACAAACTTACTTCATCAATACATCGTTCAGTACCACCCGCACCAGATTGGAAAAAAGAAGTTGTCACACGGTCGTAACCCTTATTTATATACTTAAACAAATACTTAATAGATCGCGACTGATTGCACCACTCAACGTTGATATGACCGCCATACTTCATAAGAAGAAAACGATTGTGTGGAACAACATATCTATTATCTAAGGGCACACCATCCTTCATAACAACACGACCATTATCTCTACGTCTGTAAGCAGGGTAGCCATCATCATCAATGTTTGTGGCCGCGAGATATTTCTTGGgaaaatatttggaacaacGTCCGTTCAGCATGCAAGGAGATGATTTTCGAACAATACCACACGGCCCATGCATCATGAATTCTTTAACATATTCATGATAGTGAGGATCAGTTGCTTGGTCAGGAAGTTCAGCTGAAATTATCTCATCAATGCGTTGAGGCTTAGGATGTTTGTCCTCATTGCTTAAAAACAGCAAAATATGGGCATGAGGCAATCCACGTTTCTGAAACTCAACCGTGTACACAActacaaaaattatttttcacaaaCAACTAACAACAAATTTATAAGCAAATGTCATTATTTACAGAAAGAATGCTCAAACATACCTGCTTTCACAActccaaatatttttttactcttaAGATCTCTTATCAAATTATCCAACTTGACTTTAAATATCCTACAAATAATATCTGGACGATCATCTGATTTCAAACCCTTAGATGCAAGATATCGACATATCTCTGGCCACTTTGGATTGCACGTAAAGGTAATAAACAAATTTGGATAACCAATCCACCTACAGATCGCcatagcatcttgataattctgAACCATATATCGAGCTCCACCAACAAAACTGGAAGGCAAGATAATTCGTTTCCCATGCCTTGAACCATCTGTCTCACCACGAAGAACAGCTTCTGCTAAACCACTATACAATTCAGCCCGCAACCTTTTCTGATGGGTTCGTACAAAAGTAAGACGACCAGTCTCAATCATCGTATAGGCATCAACGACAAACTGTTGAAACAATCGCCTTCCAAATAAAAGAATAGAATACTCAGAAATTCTTTCATGTAAGCGAAACGCGAAAAATTCTTTAGGACTAATACTTTTCCTATGggttgatgaagaagaagaatttcTAGAAAATCCAATATCTTCTTTATAACCATCCTCCCCATAAGGAAACAAAAGTGGATACTGAAGTGGAAGATAAGAAGGATGCAGTTCACTAATGCGCTGCAACTGCCCTGACTTCTTTACAACAACAATATCTCTGTCacccaaagcttcatcaaaatcCCCAACGACAAGCATAGCAACCTCAGAAACAGAAGGTAGATTATGAGTTCTTCCATCCCTACCTCTCTTACCAAGCAACTTCAAACTTACATTGGGTTGATTTTCAAGCCCAATCTTTTCTTTGGCCATACGAAAAGACtttactaacacattttctttATCCAACATATGTTGCAAATCACTAACAATCTCTGAATGAAGATTATTCACAGCATCCCTTTGTCTGTAAaacctaatttatttttttacaaaaaaatataaaagtaatgtgttaaaaaatgaaaactatTTACCTCACAGACGTTATTCTGTAATTGATCTCATCGTCCGTATCATACACATATAACTGGGCAAACTTCGGTTCACAACCATCTACTGGTAGTAAACTACCAATTAAGTGGTAATTTTGCCCGTATAAACGAAATACAGGAGGACCACCACCGGTGTTCACACTATTATCAACTTTACCTCCCATGGAGGTAAAACCAAACATCGAATTATATGAACGAATATTTTTCAAGTAGTGACTACTTTTGGCGTCATTAGAGAACATTAATTGGTGCAAAACGTCAGGTGGAGCAGTCAATTTAGGAATCTCAATATTTCCATTCATACAACATCCCGAATATCTTGGATTAGTGGGCTTAGTTGGTTTGCCACACATATACGAAGGATCACCGATATCCCAAAATTCTATAAAACAAAATTGTtagtaaaacataaataaaaaactgatatacttttaaatatttaatcaagaaaataagaatttttaaaaagttaccCAGCAACGATAAAAAATATACCTCCATCTTCATTTAAATTGGATGAATCAAAAGAGCTCTCATTGACAATAGACCGATTGCGTTCATCAAGAACATCATCACTTATAACAATAGGACTTTCAAATGATCCACACACATCAGCTACAATACATAAAGCAAAATTAGTAGAAAGATAGTACACAAAACATAATTAGAGTATTACtttccaaattaaaataatacaatagattgctattaaaatttaaaaataattaccaCAAGTTTACTCAAATAATTTAAACAATTCTACTTTTTTAGAACCTAAGGTTAACATCTTTGCCCCAATTCGGCGAACATCGTTAGCTTTATTGATGAATCTGTAAATTATGGCGAGAATCCTATAACAGTATAGATTAATTTGGGGTTTTGAATCTTAATGTTTAAGGATATTCTGATATTATGAGCCACTCTTTAATCTCACCGCTATTTCACTCTCTACCTTTTTCTATGTCTCCTATTTTTATTTGCAAGTCGTCGTTGACGTGATGATTCAAATAAATCTCTCAACtaacaaaatactactactaacttACTCCATTTCATAATAAAACAGCCCAAATAAAATGCATCAGAGCCCAAACATTTCAAAAGCCCAAATCTAATAGCCCAAAACAAACCACACCTGCCTTCTAGGGTTTGACACTAATTCGCCTAACACTTTCCCGGTGAAATCGTTGCAATCCTTCCTCTTCTTCGTCACTCCACCTCCATCGCCCCCACCGTTACTCATCGGCCATGGTGTCTCCGGCGAGCCGAACCTGTCTCCCCATACCTCCTTCATGCCTCTCTTCCAAATTATTCTCAATCGGTCAACCCAATTTTATCTCATACAAAATGCATACAGCGAATCGACGCCATCTCCGGCTAAATCGAATGGTCCACTCTGCTTACCGTCCAACCGTAGTCTATTTCTCACTCGGCCTCACCTTGCTAAGCATCTCTCCCTTAAACTTATGTCCAGAATCACATACCTCAAAACCCTAACCCACAAAATGCGAAAAAAGGGAATAACTCAATCTCCAAACTAAATTATGTTCGAGAGTGTCTACGAAATCGACGATAGCATCATTTCACGAATGGATTTGAAGAGAATCACAATTACTTCACCAAAACTGAGCAAAGAAATTCTCAAAGGTAAGACAAATTTCAAAATCTATGTATTCTTACTACTCAATCAATTTATGTTGCTTCAAACTTATTACAGTACATGTTAATTGAAATACATGTTTAAAAGTTGTTACTAATCGTTTCAAACAATGGCCAAATCACATCTGTAATGTTTGTCAAAATcaagtaaattttaaaaaaattacactgATAGGAATGAAATCACTTAATTAGGATTCATAATGAATCCTAATGTATTCAATTCCTTGCTTACCTATGAGATTGTGATTTGCAGATGCTAATGTATAGGTTTTTTATTGAACTGGCATCCAAAATAAATTAGTTGGATAATTTCAGAACGTGCATAGTACTaaatgagttttaagaaaaaacATAATACATCTCCAGGAGAAATTTCAAAACAGAAAAATTTACATAGTTTACCTGATGTTGTAGGTGTTAACTGCTGATGACCACAACTCTTAAGTATGGCAGATCTTTTTAACTTCTTCATTGATTAAGAATCTCAACTTGAATGACAATGAAGGTAATAAAAACTTATATGtacattaaaaagaaaaaaaaatcagattatAGTGAGGACATCTTAATCTCTGCAGATTACATCTTTTAAAGCTTTAGACCTTCACAAGTACCAAGAAGACCTTTCAGATTATCCCACAAAAAAGATGATTTAAATTGGTATTTCAGAAATTAAAAGGATGAAACCCAAAAGAGTTTTCACTAACATGATTCTCAGATATTGCTTAATTTTCAGCTTAGAATAATGGCCAAAAAATTCTTGTTAATTTCCTGAAACTGCTACATATTAGGACTTCAAGGAAAAACATATAGTAGAATCTCAACTTGAATGACAAAGAAGGTGAAATGATTCTTGGTTGTGCCTTACAAACAAAAAAACTTCAGATTATAAGGAGGACATATTAATCTCTGCATATTCCATCTTTTAAAGCTTTA
Proteins encoded in this window:
- the LOC121810365 gene encoding uncharacterized protein LOC121810365; the encoded protein is MASIRSDVCGSFESPIVISDDVLDERNRSIVNESSFDSSNLNEDGEFWDIGDPSYMCGKPTKPTNPRYSGCCMNGNIEIPKLTAPPDVLHQLMFSNDAKSSHYLKNIRSYNSMFGFTSMGGKVDNSVNTGGGPPVFRLYGQNYHLIGSLLPVDGCEPKFAQLYVYDTDDEINYRITSVRFYRQRDAVNNLHSEIVSDLQHMLDKENVLVKSFRMAKEKIGLENQPNVSLKLLGKRGRDGRTHNLPSVSEVAMLVVGDFDEALGDRDIVVVKKSGQLQRISELHPSYLPLQYPLLFPYGEDGYKEDIGFSRNSSSSSTHRKSISPKEFFAFRLHERISEYSILLFGRRLFQQFVVDAYTMIETGRLTFVRTHQKRLRAELYSGLAEAVLRGETDGSRHGKRIILPSSFVGGARYMVQNYQDAMAICRWIGYPNLFITFTCNPKWPEICRYLASKGLKSDDRPDIICRIFKVKLDNLIRDLKSKKIFGVVKAVVYTVEFQKRGLPHAHILLFLSNEDKHPKPQRIDEIISAELPDQATDPHYHEYVKEFMMHGPCGIVRKSSPCMLNGRCSKYFPKKYLAATNIDDDGYPAYRRRDNGRVVMKDGVPLDNRYVVPHNRFLLMKYGGHINVEWCNQSRSIKYLFKYINKGYDRVTTSFFQSGAGGTERCIDEVSLYYDCRYISSCEAAWRIFGFEIQYKDPPVERLSFHLPDQQHVVFDEADDLDTVLNRKTIHESKFLAWMEANKIYSQGRDLTYGEFPTKFVWKKNRWEPRKQRYSIGRLFYVAPGSGDMYYLRCLLNIVKGASSYEDIRCVNGVQYDTFRDACFALGLLDDDKEYVDGIVEASFWASAHSLRLLFVSLLTSESISRPDFVWQRCWKYLFEDVLYNRRKLTNNPGMILSEDEIQNVALAEIEKLLQNLGKTLRDFHGLPYPDSQYFESSENRLIADELCYDRECLAREYLESISKFTGEQLSVHDTIMSSVHSNYGGIFFVYGYGGTGKTFIWRSLSAGIRSKGDIILNVASSGIASLLLPGGRTAHSRFKIPINVNEDSMYNIKPGGALAELIVRAKLIIWDEAPMIHKHCIEAVDRTLRDIMRVCDELNRNKPFGGKTVVFGGDFRQILPVVPKGSRQDVVNATINSSYLWKSCTVLRLTKNMRLLNTENVHEASKLKEFSSWVASIGDGVIGGPNDGEVAIQLPIDIVLPNSGDPLRTIVSNVYPSYMNPEELISCLHGRAILAPTLEVVDEVNQFMISLDQSQGRVYFSSDSISNSDSTSNGLAEIHSVEFLNKLKCSGTPNHELLLKVGTPVMLLRNIDLSNGLCNGTRLIITRLGDYVLEGHVLGGHNIGHKVLIPRMSLIPSDPRLPFKFQRRQFPLAVSYAMTINKSQGQSLSHVGLFLRKPVFNHGQMYVAISRVTSREGLKIFVCKDEVDEGNGDTTVNIVYKEVFQNL